Proteins co-encoded in one Sulfurovum xiamenensis genomic window:
- a CDS encoding nickel-dependent hydrogenase large subunit — MSKKHIIVDPITRIEGHLRIEAVIDENNQIVDAFSSSTMFRGIETILKGRDPRDCGLMAMRICGVCTGTHYQRSIEAVEDAFDITIPKNARLVRNLIQGALYVHDHLVHFYHLHALDFVDVIAATKADPYKTAVEAAKWARVAGVDAFTSDPSEFKLIQKRIIKFVEEGRLGIFGNGYWGNDHYELTPEQNLIGVAHYLKALDIQRDIAKMQSIFGGKNPHPQSIVVGGVTCVQDIKNPARIALFKQLLKDSTEFVKRAYLPDVYMAGTMYAEEATDTDATYKGVGGTGGGILSYMSYGDFRLDDTGFYNAETLFPSGLVLDGDISKAFEVDQAKITEDVTHSWYEGTGAPEHPYEGTTIPKFTGFEKKEDGYSYLKTDEKYSWIKSPLYDGKKVEVGPLARMVIGYVKGDKRVTKYVGNFLKRSNLPVTVLFSTIGRTAARAIETELMCDVMMEWVDELAKNVAMGDLSTWTEFDFDHVSADTKGVGLAEAPRGSLGHWVKVKDGKVENYQAVVPSTWNAGPRGPNGELGAYEASLIGTKVANPEEPLEIIRTVHSFDPCIACAVHVVDTKGKELAVYKVDPTCAF; from the coding sequence ATGTCTAAGAAACATATAATTGTTGACCCTATTACAAGAATTGAAGGACATCTTCGTATTGAAGCAGTAATAGATGAGAATAATCAAATTGTAGATGCATTCAGTTCATCAACAATGTTTAGAGGGATAGAAACAATCCTTAAGGGCAGAGATCCAAGAGATTGTGGTTTGATGGCAATGCGTATTTGTGGTGTCTGTACTGGTACACATTACCAGAGAAGTATTGAAGCGGTAGAAGATGCATTTGACATCACTATACCTAAAAATGCACGATTAGTTAGAAATTTGATCCAAGGGGCACTATATGTACATGATCATCTTGTACATTTCTATCATTTACATGCACTTGATTTTGTCGATGTTATAGCAGCAACAAAGGCAGATCCTTATAAGACTGCAGTAGAAGCTGCTAAATGGGCACGTGTGGCCGGTGTAGATGCATTTACTTCTGATCCTTCAGAGTTTAAGCTTATACAAAAACGTATTATAAAGTTTGTCGAAGAAGGAAGATTGGGTATCTTTGGAAATGGATATTGGGGTAATGACCACTATGAACTTACACCAGAACAAAATCTTATTGGTGTAGCACACTATCTTAAAGCACTTGATATTCAAAGAGATATAGCTAAAATGCAATCTATATTTGGTGGTAAAAACCCACATCCACAATCTATTGTCGTGGGTGGTGTGACCTGTGTTCAGGATATTAAAAACCCTGCTAGAATCGCACTCTTTAAGCAGTTATTAAAGGACAGTACAGAATTTGTTAAAAGAGCGTATCTTCCAGATGTATATATGGCTGGAACTATGTATGCTGAAGAGGCAACTGATACAGATGCTACCTACAAAGGTGTAGGTGGAACGGGTGGTGGTATCTTAAGTTATATGTCTTATGGAGACTTTAGACTTGATGATACAGGATTCTATAATGCAGAGACACTTTTCCCATCAGGACTTGTATTGGATGGTGATATCAGTAAAGCATTTGAAGTTGATCAAGCAAAAATTACTGAAGATGTAACACATTCTTGGTATGAGGGTACAGGTGCTCCAGAACACCCATATGAGGGTACAACTATCCCTAAATTTACAGGGTTTGAGAAAAAAGAAGATGGATACTCATACTTGAAAACAGATGAAAAGTACTCTTGGATTAAGTCTCCTCTGTATGATGGTAAAAAAGTGGAAGTTGGACCACTTGCACGTATGGTTATTGGGTATGTAAAAGGTGATAAAAGAGTAACAAAATATGTAGGTAATTTCTTAAAAAGATCAAACTTGCCTGTAACAGTTCTCTTTTCAACTATTGGTAGAACTGCAGCACGTGCCATAGAGACAGAGTTAATGTGTGATGTCATGATGGAATGGGTTGATGAATTGGCAAAAAATGTTGCTATGGGTGATCTTAGTACTTGGACAGAGTTTGATTTTGATCATGTAAGTGCGGATACAAAAGGTGTGGGACTTGCAGAGGCACCAAGAGGATCTCTAGGCCACTGGGTAAAAGTAAAAGACGGAAAAGTTGAAAACTATCAAGCTGTTGTCCCATCAACATGGAATGCGGGACCTAGAGGACCAAATGGTGAATTGGGTGCTTATGAAGCAAGTCTTATAGGTACAAAAGTTGCTAATCCTGAGGAGCCGTTAGAAATTATTAGAACTGTCCATAGTTTTGATCCTTGTATTGCTTGTGCGGTGCATGTCGTGGACACAAAAGGTAAGGAATTAGCAGTATATAAAGTTGATCCTACATGTGCCTTTTAA
- a CDS encoding cytochrome b/b6 domain-containing protein, which produces MKPGYRKIERMNATTRIIHWTNVFSMIVAVATGLYIAHPYYQTFIADPAVDKYVMAWNRWGHFIVAIIFDVTSIVIFYLAFSTRFLKVKPYKKDIPNQSNIKQFFEVFLNLVTLNRRKKFDSSYLDSFNSVYFTIFHLLLVWMLLTGLQLYVHGLGSGLSSIGEWWPWMLHLVTDWTIPVSGWLIGAGPTASIMDVRISHHYTMWWIIAWVVFHIYYQVWRSIFWKEGDINIVIGGGKYVKINEDDK; this is translated from the coding sequence ATGAAACCTGGATATAGAAAAATTGAACGGATGAATGCTACCACGCGTATCATCCACTGGACCAATGTCTTTTCGATGATTGTAGCTGTAGCAACGGGGCTTTATATCGCTCATCCGTATTATCAAACCTTTATTGCTGATCCTGCTGTAGATAAATATGTTATGGCATGGAATCGTTGGGGACATTTTATTGTTGCGATAATCTTTGATGTGACATCAATTGTTATTTTTTATCTTGCATTTTCAACGCGTTTCCTAAAGGTGAAACCATATAAAAAAGATATTCCAAATCAAAGTAATATAAAACAGTTTTTTGAGGTATTTTTAAATCTTGTGACACTTAACAGACGCAAGAAGTTTGATTCAAGTTATCTTGATAGTTTTAATTCAGTTTATTTCACGATCTTCCACTTGTTGTTAGTGTGGATGCTTTTGACTGGACTTCAGTTGTATGTACATGGTTTAGGTTCTGGCCTTAGTTCAATTGGTGAGTGGTGGCCATGGATGTTACACCTTGTCACAGATTGGACGATTCCGGTAAGTGGTTGGCTAATCGGTGCTGGACCTACAGCTTCTATTATGGATGTGCGTATTTCACATCATTATACGATGTGGTGGATCATTGCTTGGGTAGTATTTCATATTTATTATCAAGTATGGCGTAGTATCTTCTGGAAAGAAGGTGATATTAATATTGTTATAGGTGGCGGTAAATATGTAAAAATAAATGAAGATGACAAATAA
- a CDS encoding HyaD/HybD family hydrogenase maturation endopeptidase, with amino-acid sequence MRYEKVALIGIGNIMFHDEGLGAYLVKYIEENYNIPECLTIVEGGTLGFTLMTYYQEYDKIIVVGTGSKDAPVGTISSESSEEVMNNGSTIRQTANEVEITMMLEICSFHENMGDVQLITMVPKDIIEVRNGLTPSVLKHMPKLVDATLKELRDSGISLHRTFCKRVSFETIIDAYANPKMEDYNDMSKFI; translated from the coding sequence TTGAGGTATGAAAAAGTAGCACTTATCGGTATTGGTAATATTATGTTTCATGATGAGGGTCTTGGGGCCTACTTAGTGAAGTACATAGAAGAAAATTATAATATACCAGAGTGTTTGACCATCGTTGAAGGAGGAACATTAGGCTTTACGCTTATGACTTACTATCAAGAGTATGACAAGATCATCGTTGTTGGCACAGGCTCAAAAGATGCTCCAGTGGGGACTATATCTTCTGAGTCTAGTGAAGAAGTGATGAATAATGGTTCTACAATACGCCAAACTGCGAACGAAGTAGAAATTACTATGATGCTTGAGATCTGCTCTTTTCATGAGAATATGGGAGATGTACAACTCATAACGATGGTACCAAAAGATATTATAGAAGTACGTAATGGACTTACACCATCAGTACTAAAGCATATGCCGAAACTCGTAGATGCTACATTAAAAGAGTTGAGAGATTCCGGTATTAGTTTGCATAGAACTTTTTGTAAAAGAGTCTCTTTTGAGACAATAATAGATGCTTATGCTAATCCAAAAATGGAAGATTATAATGACATGTCAAAGTTCATATAA